The following are from one region of the Magallana gigas chromosome 6, xbMagGiga1.1, whole genome shotgun sequence genome:
- the LOC109617119 gene encoding uncharacterized protein has product MSLRSEPTRRSTRMRNLTTPAQETYEARVDTFQRRLNSIKSEWRECFEEIERSSRDIKTLKSIDDLLVKGFETYQKTSNAFCDFLRTVRTEQSANELASHLLIKETLLGKINVGRSKIEYLISEGSFKSLTQRSLSSGYSKSSSRSIGSILLRKEAKLKAQRTMLKHLDEELVLEAQLKRLKAQREMKMVESELSVLKEDPRLQELAPSLSSESKTEEYLKLLPRYEQDRKQHENAIETSQSNSFSDWRQKEDAVVSTPKQSSTSPPIATAYVQEETPQLHTLRPFDDTPKTQLNPEVQPFTPRQTEVTQQSQMIMIDTFTKHLVKKDIIMSRLSKFDDDPIMYVSWKKGFINIMEELGASETERLELLCEKLGPESSRQARTIRACNADSPNIAIKKIWEGLERRFGAAEQIENYILKKKLKNSQRFRRITFICSTTWQT; this is encoded by the coding sequence ATGAGTCTGCGGTCGGAACCAACCAGGAGAAGCACACGTATGAGGAACCTGACAACACCAGCACAGGAAACTTACGAAGCTCGAGTGGACACCTTTCAAAGAAGGCTAAACAGTATTAAGAGTGAGTGGAGGGAGTGTTTTGAAGAAATAGAGAGATCAAGCAGGGATATTAAAACTCTGAAATCTATTGACGATCTTCTTGTGAAAGGCTTCGAAACGTATCAAAAAACATCCAATGCATTTTGTGATTTCTTGAGAACTGTACGCACAGAACAGAGCGCTAATGAACTTGCATCTCATCTCCTAATTAAAGAGACTTTGTTAGGAAAAATCAACGTAGGAAgaagcaaaattgaatatttgatttcagaGGGATCATTCAAATCGCTGACTCAGCGATCACTTTCATCTGGCTACAGTAAATCTTCAAGCCGATCCATAGGATCTATACTGTTAAGGAAAGAAGCAAAACTAAAAGCCCAGCGCACAATGTTGAAACATTTAGATGAGGAACTAGTGCTCGAGGCTCAACTAAAACGTCTGAAGGCCCAGCGAGAAATGAAGATGGTAGAGAGCGAGCTTAGTGTTCTTAAAGAGGACCCACGTTTACAAGAGCTTGCGCCGAGTCTCTCGAGTGAGTCAAAAACTGAAGAATACTTGAAGCTTCTCCCAAGGTACGAGCAGGATCGCAAGCAGCATGAAAATGCCATAGAGACATCCCAGTCCAACAGCTTTAGTGATTGGAGACAAAAGGAGGATGCAGTTGTATCAACACCGAAACAGTCTTCCACTTCCCCTCCTATAGCAACTGCTTATGTCCAAGAAGAGACACCACAATTACACACACTGAGGCCGTTCGACGACACACCTAAGACTCAGCTGAACCCCGAAGTACAACCCTTCACTCCGAGACAGACGGAAGTAACTCAGCAGAGTCAGATGATCATGATAGACACATTTACTAAGCATTTAGTAAAAAAGGACATCATCATGTCAAGGCTGTCAAAATTTGACGACGATCCGATAATGTACGTCTCATGGAAAAAGGGATTTATTAACATTATGGAAGAACTCGGAGCTTCGGAAACAGAAAGACTAGAATTATTATGTGAAAAACTCGGACCTGAGTCTTCAAGACAAGCTAGAACTATAAGAGCCTGCAATGCAGACAGTCCAAACATCGCAATTAAGAAAATCTGGGAGGGACTGGAGAGACGCTTTGGAGCGGCGGAACAGATCGAGAACTACATcctgaagaaaaaattaaagaattccCAGAGATTTCGTCGGATCACTTTCATCTGCTCCACGACCTGGCAGACCTAG